One Microbacterium marinum genomic window, GGGTGCCGACCGACCCGCTGCCTCTGTCGGGTGGGGCGCGTCACGCTGTGCCGGTGACGATGCTGATGGGCGGCATGGACGAGGAGACGTTCCGCCGGGTCGTGCAGCAGTGGGGCGCTTTCGCCGCGGAGTTCGACGCGATCGAGGACGCCACGGTGGTCCCGCTCGGAACCGGCCACTGGCCGCAGTTCTCCGACCCCGACCGTCTGGCGCGCGCGTTGCTGGCCGCCATCGGCTGATTGCAGCTCACGCTCGCGCGTGTCGGATCGTGGGCTCAGTGCCCCATGCCCAGGCCGCCGTCGACCGGGATGACCGCGCCGGAGATGTAGGCCGCATCGTCCGAGGCGAGCCAGGCGACGACTGCTGCGACCTCCGCAGCATCGCCGAACCGTCCGGCGGGGATGTTCTTCTTGTACTCCGCCTGGGTGTCCTCAGGCAGGGCCGCGGTCATGTCCGTCTCGATGAAGCCGGGGGCGACGACGTTGGCGGTGATCGACCGCGCGCCGAGCTCCCGCGTCAGCGACCGTGCGAATCCGACCAGCGCGCTCTTGGACGACGAGTAGTTGATCTGACCGGCGGAGCCGTACAGGCCCACGACCGAGGAGATGAGGATCACGCGACCCCACCGGGCGCGGAGCATCCCCTTCGCGGCACGCTTGACGACCCGGAACGCGCCTCCCAGGTTGGTCGAGACGACCGAGTCGAAGTCCTCCTCCGTCATCCGCAGAAGAAGCGTGTCCTTCGTGATGCCCGCGTTCGCGACGACGATGGCGATGGGGCCGAGCTGCTGCTCAACCTCGGTGTACGCGGCGTCGAGAGCCGCGGCATCCGTCACATCCGCCCGCACCGTCAGGGTGCCCTCGGGACCTTCCCCGGATCGTGCCGTCACCGCGACACGGTAGCCGTCGGCGACGAAGCGCTCTGCGATGGCCCGGCCGATGCCGCGGTTGCCGCCGGTGACGAGGACGACGCGTTCACTGGACATGGTGCTCCTTGGAGATGACGGCAGCGGGGAACCGCCCCAGCCTAGTCGCGGTGCGGGCGGTACGCTGGGAGCAGCATCCCGCTCGAAGGAGACGTCCGTGACCGACGCCACGAACCCCGCACCGCAGCCGACCCCGCCTTCCTCGGGCGACACGACT contains:
- the fabG gene encoding 3-oxoacyl-ACP reductase FabG, translated to MSSERVVLVTGGNRGIGRAIAERFVADGYRVAVTARSGEGPEGTLTVRADVTDAAALDAAYTEVEQQLGPIAIVVANAGITKDTLLLRMTEEDFDSVVSTNLGGAFRVVKRAAKGMLRARWGRVILISSVVGLYGSAGQINYSSSKSALVGFARSLTRELGARSITANVVAPGFIETDMTAALPEDTQAEYKKNIPAGRFGDAAEVAAVVAWLASDDAAYISGAVIPVDGGLGMGH